In one window of Cellulophaga sp. HaHa_2_95 DNA:
- a CDS encoding family 78 glycoside hydrolase catalytic domain: MRKYITLLLFITFIANNQAQDSPEKIQLETTLVAPKKITKLGEGSYLIDFGKAFFGTVQLESKKTQNDSLVFHLGEKLNDQNKVDRNPGGTIRYQKVVLNGLSADKKMDLSLTPDKRNTSGAAILLPKTLGTIMPFRYCEVANLTIPMEELQFFQKAVHNRFHDNASDFTSSDKVLDAIWDLCKHTIKATSFTGYYVDGDRERIPYEADAYINQLSHYSVDSLYSIGRRTNEYFIDNPTWPTEWLLHTVLMFHADYMYTGDLAPLEKHYENLKLKTLMDLEREDGLINSSSPHLTQELIKQLGFKKPDTKIKDIIDWPPAQKDTGWKLATAEGERDGYEIVPVNTVVNSFYYYNLKLMTEIAGFLGKKEDVSFLKNKAASVKKVINTKLFDTDKGYYIDGENSTHASLHANMLPLAFDLVPKEHVESVTAFVKTRGMACSVYGSQYLLEGLFKNGEAQYGFDLITETEGDRNWWNMMEVGATMTMEAWDVKYKPNSDWNHAWGTAPLNIITRYMWGIKPKTAGFKIAEIKPQLAELSYTTIKVPTKNGIISGTYQKSEKSELYTLEIPEGMSAEFTISSSPKKVLLNGKKIKKNKLVILLKSGINVIQLKQ; the protein is encoded by the coding sequence ATGAGAAAGTATATTACTTTACTCCTTTTTATTACTTTTATTGCCAATAACCAAGCTCAAGATAGTCCTGAAAAAATACAGTTAGAAACCACTTTAGTTGCTCCTAAAAAAATCACTAAACTAGGAGAAGGTTCTTACCTTATAGATTTTGGAAAAGCCTTTTTTGGTACGGTTCAATTAGAAAGCAAAAAGACTCAGAACGATTCTTTAGTTTTCCATTTGGGTGAAAAATTAAACGATCAAAATAAGGTAGACAGAAATCCTGGAGGAACCATCCGCTATCAAAAAGTAGTTTTAAATGGACTATCAGCAGATAAAAAAATGGATCTAAGTCTTACTCCTGATAAAAGGAATACAAGCGGAGCGGCTATACTACTCCCAAAAACTCTGGGTACCATTATGCCATTCAGGTATTGCGAAGTAGCCAATTTAACGATTCCAATGGAAGAATTACAATTCTTTCAGAAGGCTGTTCACAATAGATTTCATGATAACGCAAGCGATTTCACCTCATCAGATAAGGTGTTAGATGCTATTTGGGACCTTTGCAAACACACGATAAAAGCAACCAGCTTTACCGGGTATTATGTTGATGGCGATCGCGAAAGAATTCCTTATGAAGCGGATGCCTACATCAATCAATTAAGCCATTATAGTGTAGATAGTTTATACAGTATAGGTCGTAGAACTAATGAATATTTTATAGACAACCCTACTTGGCCCACAGAATGGTTATTGCATACCGTTTTAATGTTCCATGCCGATTATATGTATACGGGCGACTTAGCTCCTCTTGAAAAACATTACGAAAATCTAAAACTAAAAACCTTAATGGATTTAGAACGAGAAGACGGCTTAATAAATTCTTCTTCTCCTCATCTAACTCAAGAATTAATAAAACAACTAGGATTTAAAAAACCAGACACTAAAATAAAAGATATTATAGATTGGCCTCCTGCACAAAAAGATACGGGATGGAAACTAGCGACTGCCGAAGGTGAAAGAGATGGGTATGAAATTGTACCCGTAAATACAGTCGTGAATTCTTTTTACTATTATAATTTAAAATTGATGACTGAAATTGCTGGTTTTCTTGGTAAAAAAGAAGACGTGAGTTTTTTAAAAAATAAAGCAGCATCCGTTAAAAAGGTAATCAACACCAAGTTATTTGATACTGATAAAGGATATTATATAGACGGTGAGAACAGTACACATGCTTCACTACATGCCAATATGTTGCCTTTGGCTTTTGATTTAGTACCCAAAGAACACGTTGAAAGTGTTACCGCTTTTGTAAAAACTAGAGGTATGGCCTGCAGTGTATATGGATCTCAGTATTTATTAGAAGGTCTTTTTAAAAATGGTGAAGCGCAATATGGTTTTGACTTGATTACGGAAACTGAAGGCGACAGAAATTGGTGGAATATGATGGAAGTAGGTGCTACCATGACCATGGAAGCTTGGGATGTAAAATACAAACCAAATTCTGATTGGAACCATGCTTGGGGTACCGCTCCGTTAAATATTATAACACGTTACATGTGGGGGATAAAACCTAAAACTGCAGGTTTCAAAATTGCCGAAATAAAACCTCAATTGGCAGAATTATCATATACAACGATTAAAGTACCTACTAAAAATGGAATCATTTCTGGAACATACCAAAAGAGTGAAAAATCTGAACTATACACCCTAGAAATTCCAGAAGGAATGTCTGCCGAATTTACGATTTCTTCCAGTCCAAAAAAAGTCTTGCTTAACGGGAAGAAAATAAAAAAGAATAAACTGGTAATTCTTCTTAAAAGCGGAATTAACGTAATACAACTAAAACAGTAG
- a CDS encoding Gfo/Idh/MocA family protein — protein sequence MKRREFIIKGSVATAALSTSAVALGNVLDFKNANDTLTIGIIGTGDRGTGMISNINKIDKFNVSACCDVLPFRLEQGLKAVKGKAKGYDDYRRLLDNKTIDAILVSTPFSTHSQIAMEALDAGKHVYCEKTMAKGYEGIDQLTQKVSQSNTIFQTGHQYHSSRLYTHVVDLIKNGKIGKIASFECQWNRHGDWRRMVPEPALERAINWRMYREYSGGLLAELCSHQIDFANWVLDEVPHQVMGAGGVDYWKDGRETFDNIHLIYSYPSGVKATFTCLTSNAKDGYKIRVKGDKGSIILEYSKAWFYPEGNEKKEIGVLDGVSGATLKWEEGLGIPIVMEHLEPSEQALIDFRDSIISNTTPISDIVTGANTAVCIQMGLDAMYNNTIVSNPKL from the coding sequence ATGAAAAGAAGAGAATTTATAATCAAAGGGTCTGTTGCAACAGCAGCTTTATCAACATCTGCAGTAGCTTTAGGAAACGTTCTTGATTTTAAAAATGCAAATGATACTTTAACTATTGGAATTATAGGCACCGGTGACCGAGGAACTGGAATGATATCTAATATTAATAAAATTGATAAATTTAATGTGAGCGCATGTTGCGATGTTTTACCTTTTAGATTAGAACAAGGATTAAAAGCCGTAAAAGGAAAAGCAAAAGGATATGATGATTACCGTAGATTATTAGATAATAAAACTATTGATGCCATTCTAGTTTCCACACCTTTTAGCACCCATTCTCAAATTGCTATGGAGGCATTAGATGCTGGAAAGCATGTTTATTGCGAAAAAACAATGGCAAAAGGTTATGAGGGAATTGATCAATTAACTCAGAAAGTAAGCCAATCGAATACGATATTCCAAACCGGTCATCAATACCACAGCTCTAGGCTTTACACCCACGTAGTAGACTTGATAAAAAATGGAAAAATAGGAAAAATTGCTTCCTTTGAGTGCCAATGGAACCGTCATGGAGATTGGAGACGTATGGTTCCAGAGCCAGCGTTAGAAAGAGCTATTAATTGGCGTATGTACCGTGAATACTCCGGAGGATTACTCGCAGAGCTTTGCTCTCATCAAATAGATTTTGCAAATTGGGTTTTAGATGAAGTACCTCATCAAGTAATGGGTGCTGGTGGTGTAGATTATTGGAAAGATGGCCGTGAAACTTTTGATAATATTCACTTAATCTACAGCTACCCGAGTGGCGTAAAAGCAACATTTACCTGTTTAACTAGCAATGCTAAAGATGGATACAAAATACGCGTTAAAGGCGATAAAGGTTCTATTATTTTAGAATATTCAAAAGCATGGTTTTACCCAGAAGGAAATGAAAAAAAAGAAATAGGGGTTCTTGATGGCGTATCTGGAGCCACTCTAAAATGGGAAGAAGGTTTAGGTATTCCAATTGTTATGGAACATTTAGAACCAAGTGAACAAGCTTTAATTGATTTTAGAGATAGTATTATTTCCAATACAACCCCCATCTCTGATATTGTTACAGGCGCAAATACTGCTGTTTGCATACAAATGGGCTTAGACGCTATGTACAATAATACCATAGTTTCAAATCCTAAATTATAA